A stretch of the Aspergillus puulaauensis MK2 DNA, chromosome 6, nearly complete sequence genome encodes the following:
- a CDS encoding GFA family protein (COG:S;~EggNog:ENOG410PYXC;~InterPro:IPR011057,IPR006913;~PFAM:PF04828;~go_function: GO:0016846 - carbon-sulfur lyase activity [Evidence IEA]): MSTTTGNCLCGACAYSYTGDPAVKAICHCQTCRKISGGTNTVNFGIPDSNFTATKGEPKTFEAVHETGMKLTVFFCPECGSTLWKEANGDLFKGMKLVQAGTVSDAAAQLAKGVDVELWVTERVPWLQAIDGVAQKSQF, translated from the exons ATGTCTACTACCACAGGAAACTGTCTATGCGGTGCCTGCGCCTATTCATACACCGGAGATCCAGCCGTCAAG GCAATCTGCCACTGCCAAACCTGCCGCAAGATCTCCGGCGGGACAAACACAGTGAACTTCGGCATCCCAGACTCAAACTTCACCGCGACAAAGGGCGAGCCCAAGACATTCGAAGCTGTGCACGAGACCGGGATGAAACtgaccgtcttcttctgtccCGAGTGCGGGAGTACTCTCTGGAAGGAAGCTAATGGGGATCTCTTCAAGGGCATGAAGCTAGTTCAGGCGGGGACGGTGTCCGATGCAGCGGCGCAGCTGGCGAAGGGGGTTGATGTCGAGTTGTGGGTTACGGAGAGGGTCCCTTGGTTGCAGGCGATTGATGGTGTGGCCCAGAAAAGTCAGTTCTAA
- a CDS encoding NAD(P)-dependent alcohol dehydrogenase (COG:Q;~EggNog:ENOG410PK6E;~InterPro:IPR017937,IPR013154,IPR013149,IPR002328, IPR036291,IPR011032,IPR020843;~PFAM:PF00107,PF08240;~go_function: GO:0008270 - zinc ion binding [Evidence IEA];~go_function: GO:0016491 - oxidoreductase activity [Evidence IEA];~go_process: GO:0055114 - oxidation-reduction process [Evidence IEA]): MDARAIVAREPSAGPTWALEAITVGAPADDEVLVKITATGICHTDILLSSMPTGALGLAYPKIVGHEGAGIIQAVGKNVSKVSVGDKVLLSYYSCSNCGHCKASRPTYCTEFNLENYAGRKWPGMVCKDSGEEAWAQFFGQSSFAEYTLAAETSVVNVSGLLQSDEELNLFAPLGCGFQTGMGAVANVASAGPDDVVLVMGMGAVGMAALMTAKIRNSKTIIALDRFANRLELSREVGATHTLNTAVDGFDFQQAVREISPTGASVIVDTTGVGQLIEEAFESLSSLGKLVHVAPTPPDYKLKVDTTALLMSGKTITGCIEGNCISSEAVPQMIQWYREGRFPFDKLITFIPALEFAKALEGMHDGSVLKPVLTWS, from the exons ATGGACGCCAGAGCCATTGTCGCCCGCGAGCCCTCGGCAGGCCCCACCTGGGCCCTGGAAGCCATCACCGTCGGCGCCCCTGCAGACGACGAGGTCCTCGTCAAGATCACCGCAACCGGAATCTGCCACACCGACATCTTGCTGTCGTCTATGCCGACGGGTGCGTTGGGTCTCGCTTACCCTAAGATCGTCGGGCATGAAG GAGCTGGTATCATCCAGGCAGTCGGCAAAAATGTAAGCAAGGTGTCTGTTGGCGACAAGGTGCTTCTATCGTACTACTCATGCTCCAACTGTGGGCACTGCAAAGCGTCGCGCCCGACCTACTGCACAGAATTCAATCTAGAGAACTACGCCGGCCGGAAATGGCCGGGGATGGTGTGCAAGGACAGCGGCGAGGAAGCCTGGGCGCAGTTCTTCGGGCAGTCCAGTTTCGCGGAGTACACGCTGGCTGCGGAGACGAGTGTTGTGAATGTGAGCGGGTTGCTACAGAGTGATGAAGAATTGAACCTCTTTGCACCGCTGGGGTGCGGGTTCCAGACTGGCATGGGGGCTGTTGCGAATGTGGCGAGTGCTGGGCCGGACGATGTGGTTCTGGTTATGGGGATGGGCGCTGTTGGGATGGCGGCTCTTATG ACGGCCAAGATCCGGAACTCAAAGACGATTATTGCTCTGGACAGATTCGCTAACAGGCTTGAACTGTCGCGGGAAGTTGGGGCTACGCATACGCTCAATACCGCGGTGGATGGGTTCGATTTCCAGCAGGCTGTACGGGAGATATCGCCCACGGGCGCATCAGTCATAGTCGATACCACGGGAGTAGGACAGTTGATTGAAGAGGCCTTTGAGAGCTTGTCGTCGCTGGGGAAGTTGGTTCATGTAGCCCCTACTCCGCCAGACTACAAGCTCAAGGTGGACACCACCGCGCTGCTGATG TCTGGAAAAACAATTACCGGGTGCATCGAAGGGAACTGTATCTCGAGCGAG GCTGTGCCCCAGATGATCCAGTGGTACCGCGAGGGCCGGTTCCCCTTTGACAAGCTCATTACATTCATTCCT GCCCTCGAGTTCGCAAAAGCCCTGGAGGGAATGCATGATGGAAGCGTGCTGAAGCCCGTTCTGACCTGGAGTTAA
- a CDS encoding aldehyde dehydrogenase family protein (COG:C;~EggNog:ENOG410PFYI;~InterPro:IPR015590,IPR044086,IPR029510,IPR016160, IPR016161,IPR016162,IPR016163;~PFAM:PF00171;~go_function: GO:0016491 - oxidoreductase activity [Evidence IEA];~go_function: GO:0016620 - oxidoreductase activity, acting on the aldehyde or oxo group of donors, NAD or NADP as acceptor [Evidence IEA];~go_process: GO:0055114 - oxidation-reduction process [Evidence IEA]) — MSPHHAALFQFSHFHSAEPRKMAFNVFENFQNTINGKLSTTAEKRHGINPATAEPNPDVPVSTQEDVNNAVVAADEAFKSWADVPFAERQKAVLAYADEVEKHAADFAKLLIQEQGKPLHVATLETGLSVQLLRQTANIAAEIKDEVVEDSAERKILVRHTPIGVAVGIVPWNFPVSLTVQKLAPAVLTGNTVIIKPSPFTPYTGLKLVELAQNFFPPGVVQALSGDDNLGPWLTAHPLVEKISFTGSSATGKKVMESASKTLKRVTLELGGKDAAIICKDVDIEATAAKIASFGFLNSGQICVAIKRVYVHESIYDKFRDAAIAFTKTLQVGEGNQEGVFMGPIQNSMQYEKVKGFLADLTPEQIALSNGADKPFDSSKPGYFIKPTIIDRPADNSRIATEEPFGPILPLMTWSDEKDVITRANKTRMGLGASVWSNDEKEAARIANKLQAGSVWVNTHLEMDPRAPFGGHKESGLGSELGVAGLKAYTNVQTLHFKK; from the exons ATGTCCCCCCACCATGCTGCTCTCTTCCAGTTTTCACACTTCCACTCTGCTGAACCTCGCAAAATGGCTTTCAACGTCTTCGAGAACTTCCAGAATACCATCAACGGTAAActgtccaccaccgccgagaAGCGCCATGGCATCAACCCTGCTACAGCGGAGCCCAACCCTGACGTCCCCGTCTCCACCCAGGAGGACGTGAAcaacgccgtcgtcgccgccgacgaggccTTCAAGTCCTGGGCCGACGTCCCCTTCGCCGAGCGCCAGAAGGCTGTCCTCGCCTATGCCGACGAGGTCGAGAAGCATGCTGCTGACTTTGCGAAGCTCCTTATCCAGGAGCAGGGCAAGCCG TTGCACGTCGCAACCCTCGAAACCGGCTTGTCGGTGCAGTTGCTCCGCCAAACCGCCAACATCGCCGCCGAGATCAAAgacgaggtcgtcgaggacAGCGCCGAGCGCAAGATCCTCGTCCGCCACACCCCCATTGGTGTCGCTGTCGGCATCGTCCCCTGGAACTTCCCCGTCAGTCTTACCGTGCAGAAGCTGGCGCCTGCTGTGCTCACCGGTaacaccgtcatcatcaagcCGTCGCCCTTCACCCCGTACACGGGTCTGAAGCTCGTTGAGCTGGCGCAGAACTTCTTCCCGCCTGGTGTTGTTCAGGCGCTGAGTGGTGATGATAACCTTGGTCCTTGGCTCACGGCGCATCCTCTCGTTGAGAAGATCAGTTTCACTGGTTCTTCGgcgacggggaagaaggttATGGAGAGTGCTAGCAAGACCCTGAAGCGGGTTACTCTTGAGCT TGGAGGCAAAGACGCAGCCATCATCTGCAAGGACGTCGACATCGaggccaccgccgccaag ATCGCCTCGTTCGGCTTCCTCAACTCCGGCCAAATCTGCGTCGCCATCAAGCGCGTGTACGTCCACGAATCCATCTACGACAAATTCCGCGACGCCGCAATCGCCTTCACCAAAACCCTCCAAGTCGGCGAGGGAAACCAAGAAGGCGTCTTCATGGGCCCGATCCAAAACTCCATGCAGTACGAGAAAGTCAAGGGCTTCCTCGCCGATCTCACCCCGGAACAAATCGCCCTCTCCAACGGCGCAGACAAACCCTTCGACTCCTCCAAGCCGGGCTACTTCATCAAACCGACCATCATCGATCGACCTGCTGATAACTCCCGGATCGCAACAGAGGAACCCTTCGGGCCCATCTTGCCGCTTATGACATGGAGCGATGAGAAGGATGTGATTACGCGCGCCAACAAGACGCGGATGGGTCTCGGTGCGTCGGTATGGTCGAAtgacgagaaggaggcgGCGCGCATCGCAAATAAGCTACAGGCCGGTAGTGTCTGGGTGAACACGCATTTGGAGATGGATCCGCGCGCGCCGTTTGGTGGACACAAGGAGAGTGGACTTGGTTCTGAGCTGGGTGTCGCTGGCTTGAAGGCATACACCAATGTGCAGACTCTGCATTTTAAGAAATAG
- the OLE1_1 gene encoding acyl-CoA desaturase (COG:I;~EggNog:ENOG410Q2RD;~InterPro:IPR001199,IPR009160,IPR001522,IPR015876, IPR005804,IPR036400,IPR018506;~PFAM:PF00173,PF00487;~TransMembrane:3 (i29-48o54-77i89-108o);~go_component: GO:0016021 - integral component of membrane [Evidence IEA];~go_function: GO:0004768 - stearoyl-CoA 9-desaturase activity [Evidence IEA];~go_function: GO:0016717 - oxidoreductase activity, acting on paired donors, with oxidation of a pair of donors resulting in the reduction of molecular oxygen to two molecules of water [Evidence IEA];~go_function: GO:0020037 - heme binding [Evidence IEA];~go_process: GO:0006629 - lipid metabolic process [Evidence IEA];~go_process: GO:0006636 - unsaturated fatty acid biosynthetic process [Evidence IEA];~go_process: GO:0055114 - oxidation-reduction process [Evidence IEA]) → MSSTKPKAPKPHITELPVTWKNWYQHINWLNCTFVLFFPLAGCITAVWTPLHLYTALFAVVYYFNAGLGITAGYHRLWAHCCYKGSLPLQIYLALAGAAAGQGSIRWWSRGHRAHHRYTDTEKDPYSVRKGFWYSHIGWIVLKQNYKKVGRSDSSDLDSDGVVIWQHRNYIKCALGMALIFPTVVCGLGWGDWMGGFVYAGILRVFFIQQATNCVNSLAHWIGEQPFDDRNSPRDHVLTALVTLGEGYHNFHHEFPSDYRNAIEWWQYDPTKWMIWTWKQVGLAYNLKEFRANEIEKGRLQQLQKKVDAKRVTLDWGVPLDQLPVLSWDEYVAGSAERALVAIGGVVHDVTDFVKEHPGGRTFIKSGIGKDATAFFNGGVYRHSNAAHNLLSTMRVGVIRGGCEVEIWKAHQLKGVDRAGQQVTRIEKVE, encoded by the exons ATGTCATCAACAAAGCCCAAGGCCCCAAAACCACACATCACCGAACTCCCAGTAACATGGAAAAACTGGTACCAACACATCAACTGGCTCAACTGCACCTTCGTCCTGTTCTTCCCGCTAGCCGGATGTATCACCGCAGTCTGGACGCCGCTGCATCTCTACACTGCCCTCTTCGCTGTTGTTTACTACTTTAATGCCGGGTTAGGGATTACAGCTG GATACCACCGCCTCTGGGCCCACTGTTGCTACAAAGGCTCCCTCCCACTCCAAATCTACCTGGCTCTAGCCGGAGCAGCCGCCGGACAAGGTTCAATCCGATGGTGGTCGCGCGGCCACCGCGCACACCACCGGTACACAGACACCGAGAAGGACCCGTACTCCGTCCGCAAGGGGTTCTGGTACAGCCACATCGGATGGATCGTGCTGAAGCAGAACTACAAGAAGGTCGGGCGGTCGGATAGTTCGGATCTGGATAGCGACGGGGTCGTGATCTGGCAGCATCGGAACTATATCAAGTGTGCGCTggggatggcgttgatattCCCGACTGTTGTTTGTGGACTGGGTTGGGGTGATTGGATGGGCGGGTTTGTGTATGCCGGGATTTTGAGGGTGTTTTTCATTCAGCAGGCGACGAATTGCGTTAATAGCCTTGCGCACTGGATCGGGGAGCAGCCGTTTGATGATCGGAATTCCCCGCGGGATCATGTCCTGACGGCCCTTGTGACGCTGGGCGAGGGGTATCATAACTTCCACCATGAGTTTCCGAGCGATTACCGCAATGCGATTGAGTGGTGGCAGTATGATCCGACCAAGTGGATGATTTGGACGTGGAAGCAGGTTGGGCTGGCGTATAACCTGAAGGAGTTCCGGGCGAatgagattgagaaggggaggttgcagcagctgcagaagaaggttgatgcGAAGAGAGTGACCCTGGATTGGGGCGTGCCCTTGGATCAGTTGCCGGTGTTGAGCTGGGACGAGTATGTGGCTGGGTCTGCGGAGCGGGCGCTTGTTGCGATTGGGGGGGTTGTGCATGATGTGACGGATTTTGTGAAGGAGCATCCAGGGGGGAGGACGTTTATTAAGTCTGGGATCGGAAAGGATGCGACGGCTTTTTTCAATGGGGGTGTTTATCGACATTCGAATGCGGCCCATAACTTGCTGTCGACGATGAGGGTTGGGGTGATACGAGGAGGCTGTGAGGTTGAAATCTGGAAGGCGCATCAGTTGAAGGGAGTGGACCGGGCTGGACAGCAAGTGACGAGAATAGAAAAGGTTGAATAG
- a CDS encoding uncharacterized protein (COG:S;~EggNog:ENOG410PXSX;~TransMembrane:7 (o15-36i48-72o92-115i127-150o173-198i210-236o256-275i)) — MGGKYGLRARDGRNIVIVIIVLGVLAIAAVILRVVSRRIRKVSLGLDDYLMLTAIWFVIVSTILVITTVTHGGVGLHMTEVDPEDLIYTMKMIIVLQSLYGVGLAIVKTSLMVLYYRLFGTVKSFRIAIYLTGTIVWAWGFSIVLESFLLCQPVEFNYNPMRPGGGSCGNRNAAFVVAGALNMVTDFMVMLLPVPYIWSLQLATGRKIGLVITFCLGLFVSAISMVRVFSLMSIDFEDAPWTLPLPLMWSIVEEQLAIVAANLPILRHVLAAILPDGWMGSSRRKATGSGKFPSSGQQQKYHMDRLNKSGGSSARVRAVQGGWSDDERSETNLAIHGAPPDGIHVARGFEVR; from the exons ATGGGTGGAAAGTACGGATTAAGAGCCCGGGATGGTCGCAACATCGTCATTGTCATTATTGTCCTCGGCGTTCTGGCCATTGCTGCAGTCATTCTTCGTGTTGTCTCTAGGAGGATTCGGAAAGTGTCCCTTGGGCTGGACGACTATCTGATGTTAACTGCCATT TGGTTTGTCATTGTCTCAACGATTCTTGTCATTACGA CGGTCACGCATGGTGGCGTCGGGCTGCATATGACTGAAGTCGACCCGGAGGATCTGATATACACGATGAAA ATGATTATTGTCCTCCAGTCATTATATGGTGTGGGGTTGGCCATCGTCAAAACATCGCTGATGGTTTTATACTACCGGCTCTTCGGGACGGTGAAAAGCTTTCGCATCGCAATCTACCTTACCGGTACTATTGTCTGGGCGTGGGGCTTCAGTATCGTCCTTGAGTCATTCCTCCTATGCCAACCTGTGGAATTCAACTACAACCCCATGCGCCCTGGCGGGGGTTCCTGTGGGAACCGTAACGCGGCCTTTGTCGTTGCCGGAGCCCTGAATATGGTTACAGACTTTATGGTCATGCTTCTCCCCGTACCATACATCTGGAGTCTCCAGCTTGCCACTGGTCGCAAGATAGGGCTGGTCATCACATTCTGCCTCGGTCTCTT CGTTAGCGCAATTAGTATGGTCCGAGTTTTCAGCCTAATGAGCATAGATTTTGAGGACGCCCCATGGACTCTACCTCTTCCACTGATGTGGAGTATCGTTGAGGAGCAGCTAGCCATCGTTGCAGccaacctccccatcctGCGACACGTGCTTGCTGCCATCCTCCCGGATGGGTGGATGGGTTCTTCCAGGCGCAAAGCCACCGGTTCAGGGAAATTTCCATCCAGCGGCCAGCAACAAAAGTACCATATGGACCGCTTGAACAAGAGCGGTGGTTCCTCCGCGCGAGTGAGGGCCGTTCAGGGTGGATGGAGCGACGATGAGAGATCCGAAACAAACTTGGCTATCCATGGAGCTCCGCCGGACGGAATTCATGTTGCGAGAGGGTTTGAGGTTCGCTGA
- a CDS encoding putative zinc knuckle transcription factor (CnjB) (COG:A;~EggNog:ENOG410PK44;~InterPro:IPR036875,IPR001878;~PFAM:PF15288,PF00098;~go_function: GO:0003676 - nucleic acid binding [Evidence IEA];~go_function: GO:0008270 - zinc ion binding [Evidence IEA]), producing MGWSADDSWGGGADTSGGRDWNSGGDTGGAGGDWGTGDASGFNNDENQSPGDFGGDQDRDTKCRNCGGDGHFARECTEPRKGMACYNCGEEGHSKVECTKPRVFTGTCRICNQQGHPAAECPERPPDICKNCQQEGHKTLECKENRKFDLNSIADQLPEVAWAGLKKASDERDLEDFRENFKVYCKAAPNATFVDIEKKMREQSFNIYLIALEKEQTDCISLIDLQGRLNCTYVVGFFYSAKPQRANLRERWPSSVEDNLERLGDAGLPYDRQIPKCANCGEMGHTSRGCKEERAIIERVEVKCVNCNEPGHRARDCTQPRHDKYGCRNCGSSDHKAAECDKPRSAEGVECKRCGEMGHFAKDCPQAPAPRTCRNCGSEDHIARDCDQPRDVSTVTCRNCDEVGHYSRDCTKKKDWSKVKCNNCGEMGHTIRRCPQADSGGDNFNSDFNQDAGDWGNSNPTTQDAAPVDDGGGWGSGGGGAGW from the exons ATGGGTTGGAGCGCTGACGACagctggggaggaggtgcCGATACCTCTGGGGGCCGCGATTGGAATAGTGGTGGTGAtactggtggtgctggtggcgacTGGGGTACTGGTGATGCCTCTG GCTTTAACAATGACGAGAACCAGAGCCCCGGAGACTTTGGCGGTGACCAAGATCGTGACACCAAGTGCCGCAA CTGTGGTGGAGATGGCCACTTCGCACGCGAGTGCACTGAGCCTCGCAAGGGCATGGCCTGTTATAactgcggcgaggaagg TCACTCCAAGGTCGAGTGCACCAAGCCTCGTGTTTTCACCGGTACTTGCCGCATCTGCAATCAGCAAGGCCACCCCGCCGCTGAATGTCCCGAGCGTCCTCCCGATATTTGCAAGAACTGCCAGCAGGAAG GCCACAAGACCTTGGAATGCAAGGAGAACCGCAAGTTTGACCTGAACAGCATTGCTGATCAGCTCCCCGAGGTGGCATGGGCGGGACTCAAGAAGGCGAGTGATGAGAGAGACCTGGAAGACTTCCGTGAG AACTTCAAGGTTTACTGCAAGGCTGCCCCGAACGCTACCTTTGTCGacatcgagaagaagatgcgcGAACAGTCGTTCAACATTTACCTCATCGCCCTA GAGAAAGAGCAGACCGATTGCATCAGCCTCATTGACCTTCAGGGAAGGCTCAACTGCACCTACGTTGTCGGCTTCTTCTACAGCGCCAAGCCCCAGCGTGCTAACCTCCGCGAGCGCTGGCCATCGTCCGTTGAGGACAACCTTGAGCGCCTCGGGGATGCTGGCTTGCCTTATGATCGTCAAATCCCCAAGTGCGCCAATTGCGGTG AAATGGGCCACACTTCCCGTGGCTGCAAGGAAGAACGCGCGATCATTGAACGTGTTGAGGTCAAGTGTGTGAACTGCAATGAGCCCGGTCATCGTGCCCGTGACTGCACCCAGCCACGTCACGACAAATACGGCTGCCGGAACTGCGG ATCTTCCGACCACAAAGCCGCCGAGTGCGACAAACCCCGTTCTGCCGAAGGAGTCGAGTGCAAGAGATGCGGAGAAA TGGGCCACTTTGCGAAAGATTGCCCGCAGGCACCAGCTCCTAGAACTTGCCGCAACTGTGGATCCGAGGACCATATTGCCAGAGATTGCGATCAGCCTCGCGATGTTTCGACTGTGACCTGCCGTAACTGCGACGAGG TCGGACACTACAGCCGTGACTGTACTAAGAAAAAGGACTGGTCCAAGGTCAAATGCAACAATTGTGGCGAGA TGGGCCACACCATCAGACGCTGCCCTCAGGCGGACTCCGGCGGAGACAACTTCAACTCGGACTTCAACCAGGACGCCGGCGACTGGGGAAACAGCAACCCCACCACCCAGGACGCTGCCCCTGTTGATGATGGCGGTGGTTGGGgttctggtggtggcggtgccGGTTGGTAA
- a CDS encoding response regulator (COG:T;~EggNog:ENOG410PZII;~InterPro:IPR001789,IPR011006;~PFAM:PF00072;~go_process: GO:0000160 - phosphorelay signal transduction system [Evidence IEA]) has product MHILIAEDNKVNQKIFRKMLEWLDPSITIAVAWNGGEALDYLSNPSPACPRPDIILMDTSMPVKGGFEVVEILRTQQPYIADMQLSSTPIVALTAQMRTEYTVQFHFAKGFDDVLWKPFRRADLHRVLMYWSTHGRRAVPRHGVLQAPMTGGRVPIRSLRAQWGLGSRRRQYNGPTSLL; this is encoded by the exons ATgcacatcctcatcgccgaAGACAA TAAGGTAAACCAAAAGATCTTCCGCAAAATGCTTGAATGGCTGGATCCAAGCATCACTATAGCCGTCGCCTGGAACGGGGGTGAGGCACTAGACTACCTCTCCAATCCATCGCCGGCATGTCCGCGGCCGGATATAATTCTTATGGAT ACCTCAATGCCCGTAAAGGGCGGGTTCGAGGTCGTGGAGATCCTACGTACACAGCAACCCTATATCGCAGATATGCAGCTGTCGTCCACGCCCATCGTCGCATTGACGGCACAAATGAGGACAGAATACACTGTACAGTTCCACTTTGCGAAGGGAtttgatgatgttctctGGAAGCCGTTTCGTAGGGCGGATTTGCACCGGGTGTTGATGTATTGGAGTACGCACGGGAGGCGGGCTGTGCCGCGCCATGGGGTGCTGCAGGCTCCAATGACTGGAGGGAGGGTTCCCATTCGGAGTTTGAGGGCGCAGTGGGGCCTTGGGTCGAGACGCCGCCAGTATAATGGACCGACGAGTCTGCTTTga